The Hydra vulgaris chromosome 11, alternate assembly HydraT2T_AEP genome contains a region encoding:
- the LOC136086856 gene encoding uncharacterized protein LOC136086856: MKRGKPSKLFEKSHPDWIPNQSMGYEKKLADVTRHERANDRQLRLMHDVSNAIPKKELQVVVPCPIDFTDTILHSRLYDIDFVKLVSEVCENNLKDFSCQTEITNKYIVSMDKELTSLKSEICNLMSELSFLNVGTTEWVVSDEKRSKLSDFQHLLLTLMRLRLNLTLNDLAYHYNISSTTASSMFLKTIDVLYLRLKEHIIWPDREQLCKTTPMCFRKHFETRVGVIIDCFEVFIDKPKNALVRAQTFSYYKHHNTVKFLIGIAPQGVVSFISNSWGGRVSDKYLTENSGFLSKLLPGDVVMANRGFSIKDSVALYCAEVKVP; the protein is encoded by the exons ATGAAAAgag GAAAGCCTTCCAAACTATTTGAGAAATCTCACCCAGATTGGATTCCAAATCAATCTATGGGTTACGAAAAAAAGTTAGCAGATGTTACTAGGCATGAGCGTGCTAATGATCGTCAACTCAGACTTATGCACGATGTTTCAAATGCTATtccaaaaaaagaattacaagtTGTTGTACCATGCCCCATTGATTTTACAGACACAATTTTACATTCAAGATTATATGATATTGACTTTGTTAAGTTAGTAAGTGAAGtatgtgaaaataatttaaaagatttttcctGTCAAACtgaaataacaaacaaatatattgttTCCATGGATAAAGAATTAACTTCACTTAAATCtgaaatttgtaatttaatgtCTGAGTTATCTTTTCTAAATGTTGGTACAACAGAATGGGTTGTATCAgatgaaaaa AGATCAAAATTATCAGATTTTCAGCATCTTTTGCTAACTTTGATGCGTCTTCGGCTTAATTTAACGCTAAATGATTTAGCTTATCATTACAATATCAGTAGCACAACAGCCTCTTCTATGTTTCTCAAAACAATCGATGTTTTATATCTGAGACTAAAGGAGCATATAATATGGCCTGATAGAGAGCAATTATGTAAGACTACCCCAATGTGTTTCCGAAAACATTTTGAAACCAGAGTTGGAGTTATTATAGATTGCTTTGAGGTTTTTATTGACAAACCAAAAAATGCATTAGTACGCGCTCAAACTTTTTCTTATTACAAACACCACAACActgtcaaatttttaattggtatTGCACCTCAAGGCGTTGTAAGTTTTATTTCGAATTCATGGGGTGGTCGTGTTAGTGATAAATATCTAACTGAAAATTCAggttttttatcaaagttattaCCTGGCGATGTTGTTATGGCTAATAGAGGATTTAGTATTAAAGATAGCGTTGCTCTATATTGCGCCGAGGTAAAAGTACCATAA